From Nicotiana tabacum cultivar K326 chromosome 15, ASM71507v2, whole genome shotgun sequence, the proteins below share one genomic window:
- the LOC107806758 gene encoding dof zinc finger protein DOF5.4-like, with the protein MQDIHSIIGGGGGRFYGGGGGDRRLRLNQPQAVKCPRCDSLNTKFCYYNNYNLSQPRHFCKSCRRYWTKGGILRNIPVGGGCRKSKRSKSNPSAVSTADETSQENMSKSNSNSGSESSSLTAITSSAAAAANTSVAMTPEVGSGNSFNSNLPDFPESSFLVTETTKGDCIDQQLVVGHTTEEQIFQNIGTYSFNVNNISMYQNSNDQQWNQQPKIVGTGPADGMKMHEMSAACFFDRTVHVELSGRRANDGGLAPMDWQTGGGDGGLFGMMDNSDHQSYWCQRQWGENDHSFNYLP; encoded by the coding sequence ATGCAAGATATACATTCAATTATTGGAGGTGGCGGAGGGCGGTTTTACGGCGGTGGTGGAGGTGACAGAAGACTAAGGCTTAACCAACCCCAAGCCGTAAAGTGCCCTCGTTGTGATTCTCTCAACACAAAATTCTGCTACTATAACAATTATAATCTCTCTCAGCCGCGTCACTTCTGTAAGAGTTGCCGGAGGTACTGGACTAAAGGCGGTATCCTCCGTAACATCCCCGTTGGCGGTGGTTGCCGGAAAAGCAAACGGTCCAAGTCCAACCCGTCGGCTGTTTCTACTGCTGATGAAACTTCTCAGGAAAATATGTCCAAATCCAACTCCAATTCCGGCAGTGAAAGTTCTAGTCTTACTGCTATTACGTCGTCCGCAGCTGCTGCAGCGAACACATCTGTTGCTATGACTCCAGAAGTTGGTTCAGGCAATTCATTTAATTCGAATTTGCCCGATTTTCCGGAGTCAAGCTTTTTAGTAACTGAAACTACGAAGGGAGATTGTATTGATCAGCAATTGGTAGTTGGACATACAACAGAAGAGCAAATATTTCAGAATATTGGGACATACTCATTTAATGTGAACAACATTTCAATGTACCAAAACTCAAATGATCAGCAGTGGAATCAGCAGCCCAAGATTGTAGGTACTGGACCGGCGGATGGTATGAAGATGCATGAGATGAGTGCTGCGTGTTTCTTTGATCGGACGGTTCACGTTGAGTTATCAGGGAGAAGGGCAAACGACGGTGGACTGGCTCCGATGGATTGGCAGACCGGAGGCGGCGACGGTGGGCTGTTTGGTATGATGGATAACAGTGATCATCAGTCTTACTGGTGTCAAAGACAATGGGGTGAAAATGATCACTCCTTTAATTACCTCCCTTGA